A genomic region of Terriglobales bacterium contains the following coding sequences:
- a CDS encoding nuclear transport factor 2 family protein — protein sequence MTLRRLAVLLICCSSAAFAADAPLTALDVQHIRQLHQKYRDAWLAGDADGVRSVFVADQVLLPHHGDAPRVGRKHVDNFWFPAGAPPTKVTSMEVTCEEVGGSGSTAYVWGHDNVSWELTREGKTVTVTNKGAYLNVVRKQPNGEWKIFHHMRDDPAPQQRWKKQPL from the coding sequence ATGACCCTGCGCCGCCTTGCCGTCCTGCTCATCTGTTGTTCTTCGGCCGCATTCGCCGCCGACGCGCCGCTCACCGCCCTCGACGTCCAGCACATCCGGCAGCTGCACCAGAAGTACCGCGACGCTTGGCTCGCCGGTGACGCCGACGGCGTTCGCTCCGTGTTCGTCGCCGATCAGGTCCTGCTGCCTCATCACGGCGACGCGCCGCGGGTTGGCCGCAAGCATGTGGACAACTTCTGGTTTCCAGCCGGTGCGCCGCCGACCAAAGTCACCAGCATGGAAGTCACCTGCGAGGAAGTCGGCGGATCAGGCTCGACCGCCTACGTATGGGGGCACGACAACGTTTCGTGGGAACTGACCCGCGAAGGCAAGACCGTTACCGTGACCAACAAGGGCGCCTATCTCAACGTAGTCCGCAAGCAGCCCAACGGCGAGTGGAAGATTTTCCACCACATGCGGGACGACCCCGCGCCGCAACAGCGCTGGAAGAAGCAGCCGCTCTGA